One Agelaius phoeniceus isolate bAgePho1 chromosome 8, bAgePho1.hap1, whole genome shotgun sequence genomic region harbors:
- the ARHGAP29 gene encoding rho GTPase-activating protein 29 isoform X2, whose amino-acid sequence MLRQNGGSSKRGLGLARLSTSNFFTISTAGNWAMGRSTKSSSLSSISSNSDCYDNPVVDPEYIMQLVNDVRKFADVLLYLKEAFLSEENHDGLHQVVHERLGELLRVLKAVINKHQTLNSVDILSAAGTVIAKVKAVNFKEVNEENKRELFSEIFSSIETLAFTFGNIVSDFLMGDVDNGSSLGLPVSRRSRSFENLSVESGGSLHERDDIQGHLRAEEVDSMLLRNDSGIESALSYAKAWSKYTKDVVAWVEKKLSLEVECAKNLAKMAETAKAVVGHQDYMPFQSIFINAFQNDVENSQLWQQTAAALQSNKFVQPLLGRKNELDRQRKDIKDLWQREQKKMQELEAALRKAKLLYTQRQDEYEKAKSCTARAEEEQLSSSGSFVKDFSKQLEKKRRLEEEALQKAEEANEHYKASMAEVEEKRNYLESFKSDVLTQLRELIYQCDLTLKAATVNLFQLQHAQVVSLPVNCQSLCESAKLYDPGQQYSEFVKSLPKDGVPVESGCFETQNSQIDGVFNKQSTNSVHTSHGNLSQCSGDFPAQTLDDVGSPVYHRSQKVREKRSSSNTDIPAVRGPPPFRSWSVGNQSGGMCSDSESAGGSSESRSMDSPSASPGDFKRRLPRTPSTGTMSSADDLDEREPPSPSDCGLNDLTSETANSPGPFRNANMSKAAQTHKLRKLRAPSKCRECDGLVVFHGAECEECSLACHKKCLETLAIQCGHKKLHGRLHLFGVEFAQAAKSFPDGIPFIIKKCTSEIESRALNVKGIYRVNGAKSRVEKLCQAFENGKDLVELSELYAHDISNVLKLYLRQLPEPLILFRLYNEFIGLAKESQNANEELDAKQASPKAKTRQSLCIELNRIIIKIKDLLKQLPVPNYNTLQYLIGHLHRVTEQCDENKMSASNLGIIFGPTLIRPRQTDATVSLSSLVDYPYQARVVELLITYYEKIFDVSLKPLLSASHAEETAGTVRVALSADEREPQQQRKSFVAVKEGIQIVPCERASETAALFVELKNSKNTKEEADISVTGVWFNVGDVASPASEKDNDPFISPGEDPCQMNLVAVKPNRQMGKVPLRAPRTKAASRPVSLPVDRILPPCVLNERNSRNAGAISSEKLGRSPTIEEVSEVKAVPAVDTCCRLPCYDTQMLRKTWDKQYKQYDITARTAMIVTNVPQEIRALESGTAGALSSSSSLGNNSAKAILPNKPYSVVGSGRTAAEENGPDVNPLAAFRPPRTLQPPPGTFYKPPSNKSKENGDGSSAKACAPTSASSVLPQDNTVKLARSSALLSGDEQNINEQKSSSEDSHSTDLKPAYHRLRPKRIQELEHREAHFV is encoded by the exons AAAATCATGATGGCCTGCATCAAGTAGTACATGAACGCCTGGGGGAGTTACTGCGTGTATTAAAAGCAGTGATAAATAAACATCAGACTCTAAATTCAGTTGATATTCTTAGTGCTGCAGGAACAGTTATTGCAAAAGTAAAAG cGGTGAACTTCAAAGAagttaatgaagaaaataagagagaactcttcagtgaaatattttcttccattgAAACATTGGCATTCACCTTTGGAAACAT TGTTTCAGACTTCCTTATGGGAGATGTAGACAATGGCTCGTCATTGGGGCTTCCTGTATCTCGGAGGAGTCGG TCTTTTGAGAATCTTTCTGTGGAGTCTGGGGGTTCACTGCATGAAAGGGATGATATTCAAG GACATCTTCGAGCAGAGGAGGTTGATAGCATGCTCCTAAGAAATGACAGTGGAATTGAGTCGGCTCTGTCCTATGCTAAAGCATGGTCCAAATATACCAAGGATGTAGTCGCATGGGTAGAAAAAAAGCTTAGCTTGG AGGTGGAGTGTGCTAAAAATTTAGCAAAAATGGCTGAAACTGCTAAAGCTGTTGTTGGACACCAG GATTATATGCCATTCCAGTCAATATTCATTAATGCTTTTCAAAATGATGTTGAGAACAGTCAACTTTGGCAACaaacagctgctgctctccagtcTAACAAATTTGTGCAG CCTCTTCTTGGAAGGAAAAATGAGTTGGATAGACAAAGGAAAGATATCAAGGACCTTTGGCAGcgagaacagaaaaaaatg CAAGAGTtggaagctgctctcagaaaagCCAAGTTGCTGTATACCCAGCGTCAGGATGAGTATGAAAAGGCAAAGTCCTGTACTGCTCGTGCTGAGGAGGAACAGCTCAGCTCAAGTGGAAGCTTTGTGAAAGACTTCAGCAAGCAACTTGAGAAAAAACGAAGGCTAGAAGAGGAAGCTCTTCAAAAG GCCGAAGAAGCCAATGAACACTATAAAGCAAGCATGGCAGAGgttgaagaaaaaagaaattatttggaaaGCTTTAAAAGTGATGTTTTAACACAGCTTCGGGAGCTTATTTACCAGTGTGATCTTACTCTTAAAGCT GCAACAGTTAacctgttccagctgcagcatGCTCAGGTTGTATCTCTGCCAGTTAACTGCCAGTCCCTCTGTGAGAGTGCCAAACTCTATGACCCTGGTCAGCAGTATTCAGAGTTTGTGAAAAGTTTGCCAAAGGATGGTGTTCCTGTTGAATCAGGTTGTTTTGAAacccagaattcccagattgATGG ggTTTTTAATAAGCAATCAACAAACAGTGTCCATACATCCCATGGCAACTTATCTCAGTGTTCAGGAGATTTTCCTGCTCAGACGTTAGATGATGTGGGAAGCCCAGTTTATCATCGTTCACAGAAGGTTAGAGAGAAGAGATCTTCCAGCAACACAGATATTCCAG CAGTGCGAGGGCCACCGCCGTTCAGATCGTGGTCAGTTGGCAACCAGAGTGGAGGAATGTGCAGTGACTCTGAAAGTGCAGGGGGGAGCAGCGAGTCCCGATCCATGGATTCCCCATCTGCCAGCCCAG GGGATTTTAAAAGACGACTTCCCCGAACACCTTCCACTGGGACTATGTCATCTGCTGATGATCTTGATGAAAGAGAGCCACCATCTCCTTCAGACTGTG GTTTAAATGATCTCACATCTGAAACTGCAAATTCTCCAGGACCTTTTAGAAATGCTAATATgtccaaagcagcacaaacacacaaactACGGAAGCTGAGAGCTCCATCTAAATGCAGAGAATGTGACGGCCTAGTAGTATTTCATGGAGCTGAATGTGAGGAG TGTTCACTTGCATGCCATAAAAAATGTTTAGAGACTTTAGCTATTCAATGTGGGCACAAAAAACTTCATGGAAGGCTTCACTTATTTGGAGTGGAATTTGCCCAAGCTGCTAAAAGTTTTCCTGATGGCATTCCTTTCATCATCAAAAAGTGTACATCAGAAATTGAAAGCAGAGCACTGAATGTCAAG GGCATCTATCGTGTGAATGGAGCCAAATCAAGAGTTGAAAAGCTTTGTCAAGCTTTTGAAAATGGAAAGGATTTGGTTGAGCTTTCAGAACTCTATGCACATGACATCAGCAATGTTCTCAAGCTGTATCTCCGCCAG CTTCCAGAACCCTTGATTTTGTTTCGGCTTTACAACGAGTTCATTGGACTTGCAAAAGAAAGTCAGAACGCTAATGAGGAATTGGATGCTAAACAAGCTAGCCCCAAAGCAAAGACAAGACAGTCACTCTGTATTGAACTGAACAGGATCATCATTAAAATTAAAGATCTTCTGAAACAACTGCCTGTACCAAACTATAACACTCTTCAGTACCTTATTGGACACCTTCACAG AGTTACAGAACAGTGcgatgaaaataaaatgtcagcTAGCAACCTTGGCATAATATTTGGCCCAACTCTGATCAGACCACGTCAAACTGATGCTACAGTGTCTTTGTCATCACTTGTGGACTACCCTTATCAGGCCCGGGTAGTGGAGCTGCTCATAACATACTATGAAAAGATATTTGATGTCTCATTGAAACCACTTCTGAGTGCTTCTCATGCTGAAGAAACAGCTGGTACAGTCAGAGTTGCTTTATCAGCAGACGAGAGGGAGCcgcagcagcagaggaaatcGTTTGTTGCTGTAAAGGAA GGTATTCAAATAGTTCCATGTGAAAGAGCTTCAGAAACAGCTGCACTCTTTGTGGAATTGAAGAATAGCAAGAATACAAAAGAAGAAGCAGATATATCTGTAACTG GGGTTTGGTTTAATGTAG GTGATGTTGCGAGTCCAGCTTCAGAGAAAGACAATGATCCATTCATTTCTCCAGGTGAAGACCCCTGTCAAATGAACTTAGTTGCTGTAAAACCCAACCGTCAGATGGGCAAAGTTCCGTTGCGGGCTCCAAGGACAAAGGCAGCGTCTCGCCCTGTCAGCCTGCCTGTGGACCGAATACTGCCTCCCTGTGTTTTGAATGAAAGGAATTCACGAAATGCAGGGGCAATAAGTTCAGAGAAGCTGGGCAGAAGCCCCACTATTGAAGAAGTCTCAGAGGTGAAGGCAGTCCCTGCTGTTGATACCTGCTGCAGACTGCCTTGTTATGACACCCAGATGCTGCGAAAAACTTGGGACAAGCAGTACAAACAGTATGATATCACAGCAAGGACAGCAATGATCGTGACTAATGTGCCCCAGGAGATCCGAGCACTCGAGAGTGGAACTGCAGGTGCTTTATCATCATCAAGCAGCCTTGGTAACAATTCAGCTAAAGCCATTCTTCCTAATAAGCCATATTCTGTTGTCGGGTCAGGAAGgacagcagcagaagagaaTGGTCCTGATGTTAATCCTCTTGCTGCTTTTAGGCCACCAAGAACATTGCAACCACCCCCAGGGACATTTTATAAACCACCCTCTaacaaatcaaaagaaaatggAGATGGTTCTTCTGCTAAAGCTTGTGCACCCACCAGTGCTAGCTCTGTGCTCCCCCAGGATAATACTGTGAAACTGGCTAGGAGCTCTGCACTTCTGTCAGGTGATGAACAAAACATAAACGAACAGAAATCTAGCTCAGAGGATAGTCACTCCACAGATCTGAAGCCTGCTTACCATAGACTGAGACCAAAAAGGATCCAAGAACTGGAACACAGGGAAGCTCATTTTGTATAG
- the ARHGAP29 gene encoding rho GTPase-activating protein 29 isoform X4: MLRQNGGSSKRGLGLARLSTSNFFTISTAGNWAMGRSTKSSSLSSISSNSDCYDNPVVDPEYIMQLVNDVRKFADVLLYLKEAFLSEENHDGLHQVVHERLGELLRVLKAVINKHQTLNSVDILSAAGTVIAKVKAVNFKEVNEENKRELFSEIFSSIETLAFTFGNIVSDFLMGDVDNGSSLGLPVSRRSRSFENLSVESGGSLHERDDIQGHLRAEEVDSMLLRNDSGIESALSYAKAWSKYTKDVVAWVEKKLSLEVECAKNLAKMAETAKAVVGHQDYMPFQSIFINAFQNDVENSQLWQQTAAALQSNKFVQPLLGRKNELDRQRKDIKDLWQREQKKMQELEAALRKAKLLYTQRQDEYEKAKSCTARAEEEQLSSSGSFVKDFSKQLEKKRRLEEEALQKAEEANEHYKASMAEVEEKRNYLESFKSDVLTQLRELIYQCDLTLKAATVNLFQLQHAQVVSLPVNCQSLCESAKLYDPGQQYSEFVKSLPKDGVPVESGCFETQNSQIDGVFNKQSTNSVHTSHGNLSQCSGDFPAQTLDDVGSPVYHRSQKVREKRSSSNTDIPAVRGPPPFRSWSVGNQSGGMCSDSESAGGSSESRSMDSPSASPGDFKRRLPRTPSTGTMSSADDLDEREPPSPSDCGLNDLTSETANSPGPFRNANMSKAAQTHKLRKLRAPSKCRECDGLVVFHGAECEECSLACHKKCLETLAIQCGHKKLHGRLHLFGVEFAQAAKSFPDGIPFIIKKCTSEIESRALNVKGIYRVNGAKSRVEKLCQAFENGKDLVELSELYAHDISNVLKLYLRQLPEPLILFRLYNEFIGLAKESQNANEELDAKQASPKAKTRQSLCIELNRIIIKIKDLLKQLPVPNYNTLQYLIGHLHRVTEQCDENKMSASNLGIIFGPTLIRPRQTDATVSLSSLVDYPYQARVVELLITYYEKIFDVSLKPLLSASHAEETAGTVRVALSADEREPQQQRKSFVAVKEQGIQIVPCERASETAALFVELKNSKNTKEEADISVTGDVASPASEKDNDPFISPGEDPCQMNLVAVKPNRQMGKVPLRAPRTKAASRPVSLPVDRILPPCVLNERNSRNAGAISSEKLGRSPTIEEVSEVKAVPAVDTCCRLPCYDTQMLRKTWDKQYKQYDITARTAMIVTNVPQEIRALESGTAGALSSSSSLGNNSAKAILPNKPYSVVGSGRTAAEENGPDVNPLAAFRPPRTLQPPPGTFYKPPSNKSKENGDGSSAKACAPTSASSVLPQDNTVKLARSSALLSGDEQNINEQKSSSEDSHSTDLKPAYHRLRPKRIQELEHREAHFV; encoded by the exons AAAATCATGATGGCCTGCATCAAGTAGTACATGAACGCCTGGGGGAGTTACTGCGTGTATTAAAAGCAGTGATAAATAAACATCAGACTCTAAATTCAGTTGATATTCTTAGTGCTGCAGGAACAGTTATTGCAAAAGTAAAAG cGGTGAACTTCAAAGAagttaatgaagaaaataagagagaactcttcagtgaaatattttcttccattgAAACATTGGCATTCACCTTTGGAAACAT TGTTTCAGACTTCCTTATGGGAGATGTAGACAATGGCTCGTCATTGGGGCTTCCTGTATCTCGGAGGAGTCGG TCTTTTGAGAATCTTTCTGTGGAGTCTGGGGGTTCACTGCATGAAAGGGATGATATTCAAG GACATCTTCGAGCAGAGGAGGTTGATAGCATGCTCCTAAGAAATGACAGTGGAATTGAGTCGGCTCTGTCCTATGCTAAAGCATGGTCCAAATATACCAAGGATGTAGTCGCATGGGTAGAAAAAAAGCTTAGCTTGG AGGTGGAGTGTGCTAAAAATTTAGCAAAAATGGCTGAAACTGCTAAAGCTGTTGTTGGACACCAG GATTATATGCCATTCCAGTCAATATTCATTAATGCTTTTCAAAATGATGTTGAGAACAGTCAACTTTGGCAACaaacagctgctgctctccagtcTAACAAATTTGTGCAG CCTCTTCTTGGAAGGAAAAATGAGTTGGATAGACAAAGGAAAGATATCAAGGACCTTTGGCAGcgagaacagaaaaaaatg CAAGAGTtggaagctgctctcagaaaagCCAAGTTGCTGTATACCCAGCGTCAGGATGAGTATGAAAAGGCAAAGTCCTGTACTGCTCGTGCTGAGGAGGAACAGCTCAGCTCAAGTGGAAGCTTTGTGAAAGACTTCAGCAAGCAACTTGAGAAAAAACGAAGGCTAGAAGAGGAAGCTCTTCAAAAG GCCGAAGAAGCCAATGAACACTATAAAGCAAGCATGGCAGAGgttgaagaaaaaagaaattatttggaaaGCTTTAAAAGTGATGTTTTAACACAGCTTCGGGAGCTTATTTACCAGTGTGATCTTACTCTTAAAGCT GCAACAGTTAacctgttccagctgcagcatGCTCAGGTTGTATCTCTGCCAGTTAACTGCCAGTCCCTCTGTGAGAGTGCCAAACTCTATGACCCTGGTCAGCAGTATTCAGAGTTTGTGAAAAGTTTGCCAAAGGATGGTGTTCCTGTTGAATCAGGTTGTTTTGAAacccagaattcccagattgATGG ggTTTTTAATAAGCAATCAACAAACAGTGTCCATACATCCCATGGCAACTTATCTCAGTGTTCAGGAGATTTTCCTGCTCAGACGTTAGATGATGTGGGAAGCCCAGTTTATCATCGTTCACAGAAGGTTAGAGAGAAGAGATCTTCCAGCAACACAGATATTCCAG CAGTGCGAGGGCCACCGCCGTTCAGATCGTGGTCAGTTGGCAACCAGAGTGGAGGAATGTGCAGTGACTCTGAAAGTGCAGGGGGGAGCAGCGAGTCCCGATCCATGGATTCCCCATCTGCCAGCCCAG GGGATTTTAAAAGACGACTTCCCCGAACACCTTCCACTGGGACTATGTCATCTGCTGATGATCTTGATGAAAGAGAGCCACCATCTCCTTCAGACTGTG GTTTAAATGATCTCACATCTGAAACTGCAAATTCTCCAGGACCTTTTAGAAATGCTAATATgtccaaagcagcacaaacacacaaactACGGAAGCTGAGAGCTCCATCTAAATGCAGAGAATGTGACGGCCTAGTAGTATTTCATGGAGCTGAATGTGAGGAG TGTTCACTTGCATGCCATAAAAAATGTTTAGAGACTTTAGCTATTCAATGTGGGCACAAAAAACTTCATGGAAGGCTTCACTTATTTGGAGTGGAATTTGCCCAAGCTGCTAAAAGTTTTCCTGATGGCATTCCTTTCATCATCAAAAAGTGTACATCAGAAATTGAAAGCAGAGCACTGAATGTCAAG GGCATCTATCGTGTGAATGGAGCCAAATCAAGAGTTGAAAAGCTTTGTCAAGCTTTTGAAAATGGAAAGGATTTGGTTGAGCTTTCAGAACTCTATGCACATGACATCAGCAATGTTCTCAAGCTGTATCTCCGCCAG CTTCCAGAACCCTTGATTTTGTTTCGGCTTTACAACGAGTTCATTGGACTTGCAAAAGAAAGTCAGAACGCTAATGAGGAATTGGATGCTAAACAAGCTAGCCCCAAAGCAAAGACAAGACAGTCACTCTGTATTGAACTGAACAGGATCATCATTAAAATTAAAGATCTTCTGAAACAACTGCCTGTACCAAACTATAACACTCTTCAGTACCTTATTGGACACCTTCACAG AGTTACAGAACAGTGcgatgaaaataaaatgtcagcTAGCAACCTTGGCATAATATTTGGCCCAACTCTGATCAGACCACGTCAAACTGATGCTACAGTGTCTTTGTCATCACTTGTGGACTACCCTTATCAGGCCCGGGTAGTGGAGCTGCTCATAACATACTATGAAAAGATATTTGATGTCTCATTGAAACCACTTCTGAGTGCTTCTCATGCTGAAGAAACAGCTGGTACAGTCAGAGTTGCTTTATCAGCAGACGAGAGGGAGCcgcagcagcagaggaaatcGTTTGTTGCTGTAAAGGAA CAGGGTATTCAAATAGTTCCATGTGAAAGAGCTTCAGAAACAGCTGCACTCTTTGTGGAATTGAAGAATAGCAAGAATACAAAAGAAGAAGCAGATATATCTGTAACTG GTGATGTTGCGAGTCCAGCTTCAGAGAAAGACAATGATCCATTCATTTCTCCAGGTGAAGACCCCTGTCAAATGAACTTAGTTGCTGTAAAACCCAACCGTCAGATGGGCAAAGTTCCGTTGCGGGCTCCAAGGACAAAGGCAGCGTCTCGCCCTGTCAGCCTGCCTGTGGACCGAATACTGCCTCCCTGTGTTTTGAATGAAAGGAATTCACGAAATGCAGGGGCAATAAGTTCAGAGAAGCTGGGCAGAAGCCCCACTATTGAAGAAGTCTCAGAGGTGAAGGCAGTCCCTGCTGTTGATACCTGCTGCAGACTGCCTTGTTATGACACCCAGATGCTGCGAAAAACTTGGGACAAGCAGTACAAACAGTATGATATCACAGCAAGGACAGCAATGATCGTGACTAATGTGCCCCAGGAGATCCGAGCACTCGAGAGTGGAACTGCAGGTGCTTTATCATCATCAAGCAGCCTTGGTAACAATTCAGCTAAAGCCATTCTTCCTAATAAGCCATATTCTGTTGTCGGGTCAGGAAGgacagcagcagaagagaaTGGTCCTGATGTTAATCCTCTTGCTGCTTTTAGGCCACCAAGAACATTGCAACCACCCCCAGGGACATTTTATAAACCACCCTCTaacaaatcaaaagaaaatggAGATGGTTCTTCTGCTAAAGCTTGTGCACCCACCAGTGCTAGCTCTGTGCTCCCCCAGGATAATACTGTGAAACTGGCTAGGAGCTCTGCACTTCTGTCAGGTGATGAACAAAACATAAACGAACAGAAATCTAGCTCAGAGGATAGTCACTCCACAGATCTGAAGCCTGCTTACCATAGACTGAGACCAAAAAGGATCCAAGAACTGGAACACAGGGAAGCTCATTTTGTATAG